Proteins found in one Solitalea lacus genomic segment:
- a CDS encoding LptF/LptG family permease, producing MKKLHKLIILSYLRPFAATFFIVSFILSMLFLFKYIDELVGKGLEWYTILQLLGYNFAVNVPLALPLAILLASIMAFGNLGEQYELVAIKASGISLSRAMLPLVGVMILLSIAAFYFSNIVMPHSFLKMGSLLYDVKQKKAAFNIPEGVFYNDLDGYSIRVNRKDHDEKTLHGLMIYDHTQGNGNMNVVMAKKGEMFKSDDGRFLVLNLYDGVRYSENPGEKGYNERQRQTRIRFKEYGLKFDLSGFNLERTKEELFKDHYQMLNVKQLISKEDSLQTLLKSKQKNLDAYIEPTFLIFRRNENYTKIKADTALKWKNSDILNNMPATDRMVVADDAINSMRNVKSYLSTAKDENKSTNELLRKHMVEFHRKFTLSFACIVLFFIGAPMGAIVRKGGLGLPVIISILFFLVFHVLSMTGEKFAKQGQLEAYQGMWLATIVLVPMGIFLTYKAATDSAIFDVEKYQRFFNKFFPKKKD from the coding sequence ATGAAGAAACTCCATAAACTTATTATATTATCCTATTTAAGGCCGTTTGCTGCAACTTTTTTTATTGTTTCATTCATTTTGTCAATGTTATTTTTATTTAAATACATTGATGAACTGGTGGGCAAAGGACTTGAGTGGTACACTATACTTCAATTACTTGGTTATAATTTTGCAGTAAATGTGCCATTGGCATTGCCGTTGGCTATTTTATTGGCTTCGATTATGGCTTTTGGCAACTTAGGAGAGCAGTATGAACTCGTTGCAATTAAAGCTTCTGGCATTTCCCTCTCACGTGCAATGCTCCCTTTGGTTGGAGTTATGATTCTTCTCAGTATAGCTGCTTTCTATTTTTCCAACATAGTAATGCCTCACTCATTTCTTAAAATGGGATCGTTGTTGTATGATGTTAAGCAAAAGAAGGCAGCATTTAACATTCCTGAAGGAGTTTTTTACAATGATCTTGACGGCTACTCTATAAGGGTTAACCGCAAAGACCATGATGAAAAAACCTTGCATGGCTTAATGATTTATGATCATACCCAGGGTAATGGCAATATGAATGTAGTGATGGCTAAAAAGGGTGAAATGTTTAAGTCAGATGATGGCAGATTTCTGGTACTAAACTTATACGACGGAGTTCGGTATTCTGAAAACCCGGGAGAAAAAGGTTATAATGAACGTCAGCGCCAAACACGTATCCGTTTTAAAGAATATGGCTTAAAGTTTGATCTCTCTGGCTTTAACCTTGAACGAACCAAAGAAGAACTCTTTAAAGATCATTATCAGATGCTTAATGTTAAGCAATTGATCTCAAAAGAAGACTCCTTACAAACCCTTCTTAAATCAAAACAAAAAAATCTGGATGCATATATCGAGCCAACCTTTCTAATTTTCAGGCGCAATGAAAACTATACTAAAATAAAAGCAGACACAGCCTTAAAATGGAAAAACTCGGATATCTTAAATAATATGCCGGCCACTGACCGTATGGTAGTAGCCGATGATGCTATAAACTCAATGCGGAATGTAAAAAGCTATCTGAGTACAGCAAAGGATGAAAACAAATCAACCAACGAATTATTACGTAAACATATGGTAGAGTTTCACCGTAAATTTACCCTATCATTTGCTTGTATTGTTTTGTTTTTCATAGGGGCTCCTATGGGTGCAATCGTGCGCAAAGGAGGCTTAGGATTACCGGTAATTATTTCAATTCTATTTTTCTTGGTTTTCCACGTATTATCAATGACAGGTGAAAAATTTGCAAAACAAGGTCAACTTGAAGCCTATCAGGGGATGTGGTTAGCCACAATAGTATTGGTTCCCATGGGTATATTTTTAACATATAAAGCTGCAACAGATTCGGCTATTTTCGACGTTGAAAAATACCAACGCTTTTTCAATAAGTTTTTCCCAAAAAAGAAAGATTAA